The Longimicrobiaceae bacterium genome contains the following window.
TGGCTCTTCGGGGGGATGTTCGACCTGATGGGGCTGCGCAAGGGCGACGAGGCGTCCCGGGTGGCGGGGGACCGGCTGGCGGCCATCGGGACGCTCTCGGCCATCCCCACCGCGGTCACGGGGCTGGCGGACTTCTCCACCGTGCAGAAGCCGGCGGCCTCGACGGCGACCGTGCACGCCGCCCTGAACGCGGTCAGCGTGGCGCTGTACGGGCTCTCCCTCCGCGACCGCCGCCGCGGCAGGCGCAGGCGCGGCCTGCTGCTGTCGGGGAGCGCGATCGCGCTCTCCTCGGCGGCGGCGTGGCTGGGCGGCCACCTGGTGTACGCGCACAAGGTGGGCGTGGACCACGCAGAGCGCTTCTCCGGGCCGGACGAGTGGAAGCCGGTGCTGGACGCCGCGGAGCTGCCGGAGGGGACGCCGCGCTGCGCGGAGCTGGACGGGAAGCGGGTGCTGCTGTACCGGGAGGGGCTGGAGATCTACGCGATCGGCGCGGTGTGCAGCCACGCGGGCGGGCCGCTGGAGGAGGGCGACTTCGACGGCCACCGCGTGCAGTGCCCGTGGCACCAGTCGGTGTTCGACCTGCGCGACGGGACGGTGGTGCACGGCCCCTCCACGCGCCCGCAGTCCGTGTTCGACGCGAGGGTCCGCGACGGGAAGGTGGAGGTGCGGCTGCGGGAGAGCTGAGGGGCGGGGGCGCCCGGCTCACTCCGGCGGGGGCGAGC
Protein-coding sequences here:
- a CDS encoding Rieske (2Fe-2S) protein — its product is MLAHAIEKNVGDNPALEELGTNVARAVHGAVLDGGEPARNAADLLHGTWLGHPLHPMLTDVTIGAWLFGGMFDLMGLRKGDEASRVAGDRLAAIGTLSAIPTAVTGLADFSTVQKPAASTATVHAALNAVSVALYGLSLRDRRRGRRRRGLLLSGSAIALSSAAAWLGGHLVYAHKVGVDHAERFSGPDEWKPVLDAAELPEGTPRCAELDGKRVLLYREGLEIYAIGAVCSHAGGPLEEGDFDGHRVQCPWHQSVFDLRDGTVVHGPSTRPQSVFDARVRDGKVEVRLRES